In Ciconia boyciana chromosome 5, ASM3463844v1, whole genome shotgun sequence, the DNA window CTGGGATGCAGTTACTGTCATGGTAATAGCTTCTTCACAAAAGTTCCTGTTCTTAGGGGGTCTATGAGGCCTGCTGGCTTGGTTTAATGGAAGGAAGAGGTGGTGCTGATCTGGCCTGGTAGCCAGAGGCACTTCAGGCATGTTAAACATTCAGGGTGTTACACAGATGGATGCATTGCGTAAATGTTTGTATAAGCTGAATGTTTACTAAGTATTTGTGGAATCTGTtagataaattatatttatgtcCTAAACAAAACAGACCATTAATGACCATGTGCTTGGTGTCTCCTTTCAGGTACAGTAGTAGTCCAGCAGCTAATGTCAGTGATGATTAGCAAACATGAAGAGCTGTTTCCCAAGGATGCAGACCCTCAGATGGGACCCGAGGTATGCAACAACAACAATGAAATGCCAAAGAAAGTGATTGCGGGGCAGCTACAGAACAAAGAGAACAACAATACCAAGGAGACGGCAGTGAGGCGCTGCTCTTGGGACACACCTGAGTCTCCCCAAAGGGGAAGCATGGACAGTGAGTCTCCaactgctctgccaggcagcaaGACAAATAGCCCCAGGAACAGCATCCAGAAACTAGATGTCACCAGAAGCCCACCActcatggtgaaaaaaaatcctgcttttaaTAAAGGCAGTGGCATAGTCACCAACGGGtccttcagcagctctgtggaggGCCCTGAGAAGAGCCAGACCATACCAAACTGTACCCTGCAAACCAGGAGAACATCATCCCTGAAAGGACCGGTGACTAAGATGGGCACACACAGCATGCAGAATGGAGGTGTGCGGATGGGTGTTTATAGCACAGACGGGCACAGCAGCACCCTCAACAGCCGGACCCCAGGCTGGGTGCCCAATGGCTACGTCACACTGAGGGACAACAAGCAGAAGGAATCGGTGAGTGAGTCAGGCCAGCACAACAGGCTTTCCACCTACGACAATGTCCACCAGCAGTTCTCTATGGTGAATTCTGATGACAAACAGAGTGTGGACAGTGCCACCTGGTCAACATCCTCTTGTGAAATATCCCTCCCTGAGCACTCCAACTCCTGTCGTTCATCCACCACCACCTGCCCTGAGCAGGACTTTTATGCGGGTAACTTTGAAGACTCTGTGCTGGATGGACCACCACATGAAGACCTCTCTAACCCAGGTGACTATGAGAACAAAAGCGACAGAAGGAGTGTGGGGGGCCACAGCAGCCgagccaccagcagcagcgATAACAGTGAAACGTTTGTGGCCAACAGCGCTAACAATCACAGTGCTTTGCACAGCCTGGTGTCCAGCTTGAAGCAAGAGATGGCCAAGCAAAAACTAGAGTATGAGACAAAGATAAAAAGGTAAGATGGTTTGGCTCTACCATCTGACTGCCTTTTGCAGAGTAAATCCAAGAATTTTCCCTCTTGTGACTTGTTAGCAATCTGTACTAGCTGCAGTCACTGGTTGCTCACCACTGAGTATCCTGTCTTTCAGTGTTGACATACTCTGACATTGCTTTTGTGATACCATGATTCAAAGGGGTTTGTTTCAGAGCAATTGCTTGCCATGGTCATGACATGCTATTCTATTGGCATCAAAAATAAGCCAGAACCTTTTGAGTTTCTGTAGAACCTAATTAACAAAATCAGTGGGCTCTCACAATGTTTTCATTAGTTGATGGCTGTTCTCTAGGGACTGAGAAGGGCAACTGGGCATCACCTTTCAGTGAAAGCAGTGCTGTGGCTTATTCCACCTGTAGTTTTTGGGACTGGGAGACTGCTGGAACTCCTTTCCAGATTCCTTGTTCCTCTTGAGACAGTGCTGCATCTGGGAGTTACCTCTGCTCATGGTCCTGTGtctgcactgctgctttgcCTAAACCTTTCCTTCACAGCTCAGACATGTTAAAGAAGGCAAGGGAGAAGAGCCGTGTCTTTGTCTACAGATAGTGCAGACTCTTCTTGCACACAATGAGGTTGCTAGGGTGGATGGCCATAATCATCAGTGAATAACCTCAAAGCCTGGGCTTAGCATCAACTGGTGCACACAACAGTGCAGAGCTGAATGCGCTGTCTTTGTAATAAAGGTTCTTCAGTAAAGCTGTGCAGGACTTGTCTTCTGTTCTCACCTCTGTTGCACAGCAGCCCTTTGCATTGGTACCTCTGGCACTGCAAGTCACAGCTGGATCACAACATGTGAGAGCTACTGgcaacagcagctgccagcGAAAGTGCAGCATGCAGAATATTGCAGTCTTTCGCCCACATCACTATTTTCAGCGTAGTATGCAGTGTAGTAGAGCGCTTCTTACAATGTTTAATATACATGATGACTGTGTGTTTAGTACCACTAGGGTTCTAATGCTTTCCATTGGAAAGCTAGATCTGAAATAGGGTAAGTTTTTTAGACAAAAACTATGTTGATTGCAGTTTTTTTGCAATTGTTGATCCATATTTGCAAATAGATACAGCAGATAAATCAGCTGAAGAAAGGAGATTAGCAGTGAAACAAAGACATTCAGGGCATTATTCTGACCTTGTAAGTGACACTAGTGCAACTACAGCAGGATCTGGGTGTCAACACTTCCAGAAGTAAAAGGAATACTTAGCCTGTTCCTGGAGAATTAGATGGAGCTGTTTGCTACTGTGCACCTTGCCAGTGGCTGTTATTAGGCATTTTCTAAATGAGCTACCGAAGAGAATGGTTCATTGATGAAGCCATGGTTTGCAGATACACCTCCCAAAAATTCAGTCTaagctttggaaatgaaaaggcatgTGTATGAATTTGTTGGTGGTGTGCATTTCTGCTCGAGTGAGTGAGGAGTGCTGCTCAGGAGctgtctgcttttatttcatttttgcagcttGGAGCAGAGAAATCTCACCCTGGAGACGGAAATGATGGCCCTGCATGAAGAACTGGATCAAGAGCGGAAGAAGTTCACAATGGTAGAAATCAAAATGCGTAATGCAGAACGGGCCAAGGAAGATGCAGAGAAGAGGAATGATATGTTGCAGAAGGAAATGGAGCAGTTTTTCTCCACTTTTGGAGAACTGACAGTGGAGTCTCGCAGACCAGAAAGAGGCAACACCATCTGGATCCAGTGAGCATTTGGAAGCGTAGACTGTAGGACTCTGGGGAAGGGCTTAGGGGTATTATACTGTATCAGGTGGCTGGTCACCTGTCTGAGGCTAGTACTCAACATAATGTTATAAACCCTTGAAGGAAGAAATCATACAGACATTAACCACTCATATCTACAGTGTGTACTTATCAAGTTATACTCTTTGAATGCTTCATGAGACTACTGTCAAGTGTTACAACTGGATACGtgtatataaatttttaaaaaatcacctTAGAGAGCAAGAGATGTAtctcaagaaatattttaatgcaaatctTGTATTTAAACTGGTAAATTGAAATGTTGTTGCAATCAAGCTTTATATCAAGGCTTTTCTCCCTTGCACTTAACATAATAAGCTATTTTTGGCATTGTGTTACCATCAGCTTATTTTGTATATCAaatgttttttgggtttgtgttttttgttaCCCCTCTTGTTGGGGAGTGAAGATAAACAGATATGTTAAGGAATATGTGCCAATGGTTAACCCTGATTTGCGTCGCTTCTAAAAAGACAGCAGGATGAGAAAGAGCAACACGTTATGGACAAAATAAAGCGGTACTAATTTAACAGCATTGATCGCCAGGGTAGGAAGTACCAGGGCACCCGTATCGTAAAAACCAAATGAGGATATCAAGTCAGCAAAactggggacaatggggacagCTGCTTGTTTGGGAGCAAATGTGGGTGGCACAGTAAGAAGTtggcagaggggaaagaggaacTTAAGGGGAAGTCAGTCACATGGCCAGAGCTTTTTGGGGTACCCTAAAGAAGCCCTGCGCCTGATCACTGCAGCTCACGGCAGGAATATAAACCAGTTGTTCTGACCATATTTGCATCTGACTTACCTCTGTACTCTGGGTGAAAGGGAGTCCTATTTGTAACGCTGATGAAGGGACACACAGAGGGGATGAACTGGACATCCCAATATCCTTGTCAGTGTGATGggtgctgaaaaaaataacaaaaaaaattatgtccaGAGTAGAAATTACTGGAGCAACTATGTAACAGcaaataaggaagaaaacacaccAACATATTCACCACCTGTATTTACAGTGTATATTAGCAAGTTATCATACTGTCTGAATGCTTCATGAGATTACTGTCAAGTGTTACAACTGTGAAAGTTCCCAGGCTCTCAGCATCACCAAGGGAACACCTAGAGGGAACAGCCTGGAGCCTAACAGCATGCAGAATgccaatgaaaaagaaacagcaaagccaTGCTGcaaattaataatttgtttGGCATCTTTACACATAGTAAATATAACTGGTATTTTCTACACCATGTtaaggattttttgtttttaactttgcGTTTAGGACTGCAAGCTGTATTATTAGAGAGGGTTGATGAGACATCTTGGCTTCCCTCTAGTGTCTCTTAAAtatattgcaattattttttaatccaattGAGGAAGAACGATGAAGGTAGCCTCAAAGAACATTCTTGGTTATAGCACATGTATTAGACAAGTATTAATTAGATGTGGGAATTATACTGGGAAGCAAACATGAGGTttacatttcagagaaatattAACTTACAATGGAGCTTGTGGATGCATTATTTGTGTCAGCTGAGGCTCAGAGTCCCCAGTCAGGGTGCCTATTGTACTAATTACTATGAACATGTCTAGTGCACATCCAGACTGCATGTAAATCAGAAAAAGTCAGACAGGGAGAGATCAAGGTAGTAGGAAGGAGCATGTTTTATATGTTAGCAGCAATCACAAGATGTGCCCACAATGGTGAGAGAAGGAAACAGATTACTATGTTAATTCCgatttttaaattgaatgaGAGAGACCTTGATACCTGATGCAGTAGGCCTCAAAGTCAACTCACAGTTTAAGCAGTATCTGACATCTGTTGACATGACAGCAAAGTCTCTGAGATAAGTATTTTCTTAACTGGAATTCATATTTTTACACTAGATGTATACAGTAGTCCCTGCAGGCAGAACCCTGAGGTGGAGAAAATCCTGCTTTCTCACTCAGAGTAAGccaattttctcattttcataagagtcatagaatcacagaatagtttgggttggaagggaccttaaagatcatctagttccaacccccctgccacgggcagggacaccttccactaggccaggttgctcaaagccccattcCAACCTGGCCTTGGAACACATCCAGGGATGGGgtatccacaacttctctgtgcatcctgttccagtgcctcaccaccctcatagtgaagaatttcttccttatacctaatctaaatctacccttattcagtttaaagccattacccccTGTCCTATCACAACATGCCTTTGTAAaaagcccctctccagcttttttgtaggcccccttcaggtaccacaaggctgctataaggtctccccggagccttctcttcttcaggctgaacaaccccaactctctcagcctgtcttcataggagaggtgctccagccctcggatcatctttgtggccctactctggactcactccaacaggtcgATGTCCTTCTTttgttgggggccccagaggtGAaagtactccaggtggggtctcacgagag includes these proteins:
- the ARHGAP24 gene encoding rho GTPase-activating protein 24 isoform X4 codes for the protein MLVEQCVDFIRQRGLKEEGLFRLPGQANLVKELQDAFDCGEKPSFDSNTDVHTVASLLKLYLRELPEPVIPYAKYEDFLSCAKMLSKEEEMGLKELVKQVKSLPAVNYNLLKYICRFLDEVQSYSGVNKMSVQNLATVFGPNILRPKVEDPLTIMEGTVVVQQLMSVMISKHEELFPKDADPQMGPEVCNNNNEMPKKVIAGQLQNKENNNTKETAVRRCSWDTPESPQRGSMDSESPTALPGSKTNSPRNSIQKLDVTRSPPLMVKKNPAFNKGSGIVTNGSFSSSVEGPEKSQTIPNCTLQTRRTSSLKGPVTKMGTHSMQNGGVRMGVYSTDGHSSTLNSRTPGWVPNGYVTLRDNKQKESVSESGQHNRLSTYDNVHQQFSMVNSDDKQSVDSATWSTSSCEISLPEHSNSCRSSTTTCPEQDFYAGNFEDSVLDGPPHEDLSNPGDYENKSDRRSVGGHSSRATSSSDNSETFVANSANNHSALHSLVSSLKQEMAKQKLEYETKIKSLEQRNLTLETEMMALHEELDQERKKFTMVEIKMRNAERAKEDAEKRNDMLQKEMEQFFSTFGELTVESRRPERGNTIWIQ
- the ARHGAP24 gene encoding rho GTPase-activating protein 24 isoform X3; the protein is MTANHETYLLMASTQNDMEDWVKSIRRVIWAPFGGGIFGQKLEDTVRYEKRYGNRLAPMLVEQCVDFIRQRGLKEEGLFRLPGQANLVKELQDAFDCGEKPSFDSNTDVHTVASLLKLYLRELPEPVIPYAKYEDFLSCAKMLSKEEEMGLKELVKQVKSLPAVNYNLLKYICRFLDEVQSYSGVNKMSVQNLATVFGPNILRPKVEDPLTIMEGTVVVQQLMSVMISKHEELFPKDADPQMGPEVCNNNNEMPKKVIAGQLQNKENNNTKETAVRRCSWDTPESPQRGSMDSESPTALPGSKTNSPRNSIQKLDVTRSPPLMVKKNPAFNKGSGIVTNGSFSSSVEGPEKSQTIPNCTLQTRRTSSLKGPVTKMGTHSMQNGGVRMGVYSTDGHSSTLNSRTPGWVPNGYVTLRDNKQKESVSESGQHNRLSTYDNVHQQFSMVNSDDKQSVDSATWSTSSCEISLPEHSNSCRSSTTTCPEQDFYAGNFEDSVLDGPPHEDLSNPGDYENKSDRRSVGGHSSRATSSSDNSETFVANSANNHSALHSLVSSLKQEMAKQKLEYETKIKSLEQRNLTLETEMMALHEELDQERKKFTMVEIKMRNAERAKEDAEKRNDMLQKEMEQFFSTFGELTVESRRPERGNTIWIQ
- the ARHGAP24 gene encoding rho GTPase-activating protein 24 isoform X2, producing MMPEDRNAGVRSPGALAAAPFIPKTTYRRIKRCFSFRKGIFGQKLEDTVRYEKRYGNRLAPMLVEQCVDFIRQRGLKEEGLFRLPGQANLVKELQDAFDCGEKPSFDSNTDVHTVASLLKLYLRELPEPVIPYAKYEDFLSCAKMLSKEEEMGLKELVKQVKSLPAVNYNLLKYICRFLDEVQSYSGVNKMSVQNLATVFGPNILRPKVEDPLTIMEGTVVVQQLMSVMISKHEELFPKDADPQMGPEVCNNNNEMPKKVIAGQLQNKENNNTKETAVRRCSWDTPESPQRGSMDSESPTALPGSKTNSPRNSIQKLDVTRSPPLMVKKNPAFNKGSGIVTNGSFSSSVEGPEKSQTIPNCTLQTRRTSSLKGPVTKMGTHSMQNGGVRMGVYSTDGHSSTLNSRTPGWVPNGYVTLRDNKQKESVSESGQHNRLSTYDNVHQQFSMVNSDDKQSVDSATWSTSSCEISLPEHSNSCRSSTTTCPEQDFYAGNFEDSVLDGPPHEDLSNPGDYENKSDRRSVGGHSSRATSSSDNSETFVANSANNHSALHSLVSSLKQEMAKQKLEYETKIKSLEQRNLTLETEMMALHEELDQERKKFTMVEIKMRNAERAKEDAEKRNDMLQKEMEQFFSTFGELTVESRRPERGNTIWIQ
- the ARHGAP24 gene encoding rho GTPase-activating protein 24 isoform X1, producing the protein MEEHNSSAEIPPPSQGRHSAIKCGWLRKQGGFVKTWHTRWFVLKGDQLYYFKDEDETKPLGTIFLPGNRVIEHPCNEESPGKFLFEVVPGGDRDRMTANHETYLLMASTQNDMEDWVKSIRRVIWAPFGGGIFGQKLEDTVRYEKRYGNRLAPMLVEQCVDFIRQRGLKEEGLFRLPGQANLVKELQDAFDCGEKPSFDSNTDVHTVASLLKLYLRELPEPVIPYAKYEDFLSCAKMLSKEEEMGLKELVKQVKSLPAVNYNLLKYICRFLDEVQSYSGVNKMSVQNLATVFGPNILRPKVEDPLTIMEGTVVVQQLMSVMISKHEELFPKDADPQMGPEVCNNNNEMPKKVIAGQLQNKENNNTKETAVRRCSWDTPESPQRGSMDSESPTALPGSKTNSPRNSIQKLDVTRSPPLMVKKNPAFNKGSGIVTNGSFSSSVEGPEKSQTIPNCTLQTRRTSSLKGPVTKMGTHSMQNGGVRMGVYSTDGHSSTLNSRTPGWVPNGYVTLRDNKQKESVSESGQHNRLSTYDNVHQQFSMVNSDDKQSVDSATWSTSSCEISLPEHSNSCRSSTTTCPEQDFYAGNFEDSVLDGPPHEDLSNPGDYENKSDRRSVGGHSSRATSSSDNSETFVANSANNHSALHSLVSSLKQEMAKQKLEYETKIKSLEQRNLTLETEMMALHEELDQERKKFTMVEIKMRNAERAKEDAEKRNDMLQKEMEQFFSTFGELTVESRRPERGNTIWIQ